One window from the genome of Saimiri boliviensis isolate mSaiBol1 chromosome 2, mSaiBol1.pri, whole genome shotgun sequence encodes:
- the CARD9 gene encoding caspase recruitment domain-containing protein 9: MSDYENDDECWSALEGFRVTLTSVIDPSRITPYLRQCKVLNPDDEEQVLSDPNLVIRKRKVGVLLDILQRTGHKGYVAFLESLELYYPQLYKKVTGKEPARVFSMIIDASGESGLTQLLMTEVMKLQKKVQDLTALLSSKDDFIKELRVKDSLLRKQQERVQRLKEECEAGSRELKRCKEENYDLAMRLARQSEEKGAALMRNRDLQLEVDRLKHSLMKAEDDCKVERKHTLKLRHAMEQRPSQELLWELQQEKALLQARVQELEASVQEGKLDRSSPYIQVLEEDWRQALRGHQEQASTIFSLRKDLRQGEARHARCMEEKEMLELQCRALRKDSKVYKDRIEAILLQMEEVAVERDQAIATREELHTLHARGLQEKDALRKHMRELGEKADELQLQLFQREAQLLAVEGRLRRQQLEMLVLSSDLDDGSPRSSQELSLPQELEEDTQLSDKGGLAVGGSQERPFAAVHQEQLSLTPHNAGLSSGEPPEKERRRLKESFENYRRKRALRKMQNGWRQGEADRENTTGSDNTDTEGS; encoded by the exons ATGTCGGACTACGAGAACGATGATGAGTGCTGGAGCGCTCTGGAGGGCTTCCGGGTGACGCTCACCTCGGTCATCGACCCCTCACGCATCACGCCCTACCTGAGGCAGTGCAAGGTCCTGAACCCCGATGATGAGGAGCAGGTGCTCAGTGACCCCAACCTGGTCATCCGCAAACGGAAAGTGG GTGTTCTCCTGGACATCCTGCAGCGGACAGGCCACAAGGGCTACGTGGCCTTCCTCGAGAGCCTAGAGCTCTACTACCCGCAACTGTACAAGAAGGTCACGGGCAAGGAGCCAGCCCGCGTCTTCTCCATGATCATCG ATGCGTCCGGGGAGTCAGGCCTGACGCAGCTGCTGATGACCGAGGTCATGAAGCTGCAGAAGAAGGTGCAGGACCTGACCGCGCTGCTGAGCTCCAAGGATGACTTCATCAAGGAGCTGAGGGTGAAGGACAGTCTGCTACGCAAGCAGCAGGAGCGCGTGCAGAGGCTCAAGGAGGAGTGCGAGGCCGGCAGCCGGGAGCTCAAGCGCTGCAAGGAGGAGAACTACGACCTGGCCATGCGCCTGGCGCGCCAGAGCGAGGAGAAGGGCGCCGCGCTCATGCGCAACCGCGACCTGCAGCTGGAG GTCGACCGGCTCAAGCACAGCCTCATGAAGGCCGAGGACGACTGCAAGGTGGAGCGGAAACACACGCTTAAGCTCAGGCACGCCATGGAACAGCGGCCCAGCCAGGAGCTGCTATGGGAGCTGCAGCAGGAGAAGGCCCTGCTGCAAGCCCGGGTGCAGGAGCTGGAGGCATCGGTTCAG GAGGGGAAACTGGACAGGAGCAGCCCCTATATCCAGGTGCTGGAAGAGGACTGGAGGCAGGCGCTGCGGGGCCACCAGGAGCAGGCCAGCACCATCTTCTCCCTGCGCAAGGACCTCCGCCAGGGCGAGGCCCGTCACGCCCGG TGCATGGAGGAGAAGGAGATGTTGGAGCTGCAGTGCCGGGCCCTGCGCAAGGACTCCAAGGTGTACAAGGACCGCATCGAGGCCATCCTGCTGCAGATGGAGGAGGTTGCCGTCGAGCGGGACCAG GCCATCGCCACACGGGAGGAGCTGCACACCCTGCACGCCCGCGGCCTGCAGGAGAAGGACGCGCTTCGAAAGCACATGCGGGAGCTGGGCGAGAAGGCTGAcgagctgcagctgcagctgttCCAGCGTGAGGCGCAGCTCCTGGCCGTGGAGGGCAGGCTCAGGCGGCAGCAGCTGGAGATGCTCGTCCTG AGCTCCGACCTGGATGATGGCTCACCCAGGAGCTCCCAGGAG CTCTCGCTCCCTCAGGAACTGGAGGAGGACACCCAACTCTCAGACAAAG GTGGCCTGGCTGTCGGTGGGAGCCAGGAGCGGCCCTTTGCAGCTGTGCACCAGGAGCAGCTTTCACTGACCCCCCAT AACGCAGGCCTGAGCAGTGGGGAGCCCCCAGAGAAGGAGCGGCGCCGCCTCAAGGAGAGTTTTGAGAACTACCGCAG